The nucleotide window CACCGGCCAGAAAACTGATCCCGCCAATCCGGTCAGGGCTTCCCAGGGGCAGCTGCGAGTCGGCGAACCCATGAAAATCATTCAAATGGAGGATGCGCAGATGAACCGGCTCACCGGCACAGAGGGCGCTGACGGCCACCAATAAGAACCAGAGGCCGATAATGGAAGCAGTTAACCTTTTTTTCATCAAAATTTCTCCCGAAAAAAAGTTTCAAGTTTCAAGATGCAAGTTTCAAGGATGAAGAACCTTGAACCTGTCTTCATGTTCCTGGTGTTTTTGTTACAAACAGGGCATCCAGGGCCTTAACCCCCCGGCCTAATGATGAGACCATCAGGGGGTTAATATCGATCCCTTCAAAATCGCGGCCAAGATCTTCAATTAAACAGGAGAAATCAACCGTGGCCTTGATCAGGGCCGGAAGGTCGGCCGGCGGTTTCCCCCGCACGCCGTCCAGTATAGTCGATCCTCTTAGGGAACGCCATAATTGTTCGGCTTGAAAGGCGGAAACCGGGGGCTTGGCAAAGGCCACATCCTTCAAGACTTCCACCAGGATCCCTCCCAGACCGACGACCAGCAGGGGACCGAATTGAGGGTCATTGATCATACCCAAAAAGACTTCGACGCCATCTGAAACCATCTCCTGGATCAGCAGGCTTTCCGGGTTATCCGGATTCTTGAGGGCCGGAAATCTTTCTTCCATCCGCCTGACGGCCCGTTCCAGTTCCTCCTCGGTTGGGATGGAAAGAATTACGCCCCCCTGTTCGGTTTTATGCTGGATAGACGGGGAGAGGATTTTTAGGGCGACCGGGTACCCGACGGTCCGGGCCAGAGAAAGGACTTCCCCCTTTGTTTTGGCAACCCCTTCCCGAGTCACCGGGATCCCGTAAGCTTCCAGAATCTGTTTGCCCTGATGTTCGTCTATGGATTCATTTACGATGGCCGGCAAGGGTTTTGTTGGTTTTTCCCTCTCCGGAACGGTGAAACGGCCTTCCTGTGACCTTCTGACGTATTCACCGTATTCTATTAGCCCATGCATGGAACCCACGGCCCGCTCCGGATTACCAAAGACCGGCAAACCAAAACGCCGGGTCATCTGAACGGCTGTGCCGGGAAGGAAGGTAACCAGAAGGATCGGTTTTTTATAGGCTTCCATGATCCGCCTGGTTTCATGGACAAAGGGGGCATCTTTCCAGAGGTTGAACTCCTTCACCCGGAATCCCCCTTTTTGTTTCAAGCCCGTCTTTTCCGGTTCCTGTCCGAAAGGAAGGACCGGAGGTCTTTTTAGGAAGCCAAAGGGCTTGGAGAAAAAGGACTTAATCTTGTGTTTCAGGATCAATCCCTTCCACTTGGAAAGCTGGCCGAGATACTTTTTCATTCCCGCCAGCATCCCCAGGGCGATAACGACATCTATCTCATCGCTGGCACAGAGGGTTCTAAGGACCTCGATATGAGAGCGGCGGTTG belongs to Deltaproteobacteria bacterium and includes:
- a CDS encoding acetate--CoA ligase family protein, with the protein product METSNLKTLFFPESIAVVGASNRFGKWGFNLAATLLVSSFSGPVYLVNPKKGLVLGRQAFPDLGSLPKPVDLAVLAVPADRTIPLIEECGRLGIPNALVVASNFKEVGAEGARIEEKLVQAAQAGQVRIVGPNTMGMVSTPVGLEILFMPLGLKPGPVDVISQSGNIGLQIMELGMKEGLGISRFVGSGNEALLGVEDYLSYFGQDEYSRVIVLYLEGIRHGERFFEAAKKITPHKPILALKAGKTSHGSRAARSHSGAVAQSPKMISDLFKQAGIIEAQSTEELIDLIKTFSLLKPPPGDRLGVVSLGGGWGVATTDAAALNGLNLPTLSSSLIERLNALLPPFWSHQNPLDLAGTTNRRSHIEVLRTLCASDEIDVVIALGMLAGMKKYLGQLSKWKGLILKHKIKSFFSKPFGFLKRPPVLPFGQEPEKTGLKQKGGFRVKEFNLWKDAPFVHETRRIMEAYKKPILLVTFLPGTAVQMTRRFGLPVFGNPERAVGSMHGLIEYGEYVRRSQEGRFTVPEREKPTKPLPAIVNESIDEHQGKQILEAYGIPVTREGVAKTKGEVLSLARTVGYPVALKILSPSIQHKTEQGGVILSIPTEEELERAVRRMEERFPALKNPDNPESLLIQEMVSDGVEVFLGMINDPQFGPLLVVGLGGILVEVLKDVAFAKPPVSAFQAEQLWRSLRGSTILDGVRGKPPADLPALIKATVDFSCLIEDLGRDFEGIDINPLMVSSLGRGVKALDALFVTKTPGT